A region of Leclercia adecarboxylata DNA encodes the following proteins:
- the ung gene encoding uracil-DNA glycosylase codes for MTTSLTWHDVLADEKKQPYFVNTLNTVAAERQDGITIYPPQKDVFNAFRFTELADVKVVILGQDPYHGPGQAHGLAFSVRPGVGIPPSLLNMYKELEASVPGFTRPAHGYLESWARQGVLLLNTVLTVRAGQAHSHASLGWETFTDKVISLINQHCEGVVFLLWGSHAQKKGAIIDTQRHHVLKAPHPSPLSAHRGFFGCNHFVLANEWLEKQGEKPIDWMPELPAESE; via the coding sequence ATGACAACATCTTTAACCTGGCACGATGTGCTGGCCGATGAAAAAAAACAGCCTTACTTCGTTAATACCCTGAACACGGTTGCCGCCGAACGTCAGGACGGCATCACCATCTATCCGCCTCAGAAAGATGTGTTTAACGCCTTTCGTTTTACCGAGCTCGCCGATGTAAAAGTGGTGATCCTGGGGCAGGACCCCTATCACGGGCCGGGTCAAGCACACGGTCTGGCGTTTTCTGTGCGACCGGGCGTTGGCATTCCCCCTTCCCTGCTGAACATGTATAAAGAACTCGAAGCCTCCGTTCCCGGCTTTACCCGACCAGCTCACGGTTATCTGGAAAGCTGGGCGCGTCAGGGTGTGCTGCTGCTTAACACCGTATTGACGGTTCGCGCCGGGCAGGCCCATTCCCATGCCAGCCTCGGTTGGGAGACGTTTACCGATAAAGTCATTAGCCTGATTAACCAGCATTGTGAAGGCGTGGTGTTTTTACTCTGGGGATCGCACGCACAGAAGAAGGGGGCGATTATTGATACTCAGCGCCACCACGTGCTGAAAGCGCCGCACCCGTCACCGCTGTCAGCGCATCGCGGCTTTTTTGGCTGCAATCATTTTGTGCTGGCGAATGAGTGGCTGGAAAAACAGGGCGAAAAGCCGATTGACTGGATGCCGGAATTACCGGCTGAAAGCGAATAA
- a CDS encoding tRNA/rRNA methyltransferase, whose translation MNDELKNKSGKVKVMYVRSDDDSDKRTENPRTGKGGGRPGPSRADGGRRPARDERNSRGDDRKRDDRKRDDRKRDDFKRDDFNRDASPWRTVSRAPGDESKAPVDHGSMADKPVIDPEVIRRQRAEETRVYGENACQALFQSRPDCIVRAWFIQSVTPRFKEALRWMAANRKAYHVVDDAEITKASGTEHHGGVCFLIKKRNGTTVKQWVSQAGEDDCVLALEDVGNPHNLGAMMRSCAHFGVKGVLLQDAALLESGAAIRTAEGGAEHVQPITGDSVLEAIEQFRKAGYAIVTTSSHKGTTPLFKATLPRKMVLVLGQERDGLTDAALSSADLSVSIDGTGNVESLNVSVATGVLLAEWWRQNKA comes from the coding sequence ATGAACGACGAACTGAAAAACAAAAGCGGCAAGGTCAAAGTGATGTATGTCCGCAGTGATGATGACTCTGATAAACGCACCGAAAATCCGCGTACCGGAAAGGGTGGCGGGCGTCCAGGGCCATCTCGTGCAGACGGTGGCCGTCGCCCCGCCCGCGATGAGAGAAACAGCCGCGGTGATGACCGCAAACGCGACGATCGTAAACGTGACGACCGCAAGCGTGATGATTTCAAACGCGACGACTTTAACCGTGACGCCTCACCGTGGCGCACCGTTTCCCGCGCGCCGGGCGATGAGTCTAAGGCGCCTGTCGATCACGGCAGCATGGCCGATAAACCGGTTATCGATCCGGAAGTGATCCGCCGTCAGCGTGCGGAAGAGACGCGCGTCTATGGCGAAAACGCCTGTCAGGCCCTGTTCCAGAGCCGTCCTGATTGCATCGTGCGCGCCTGGTTTATCCAGAGCGTGACGCCGCGTTTCAAGGAAGCGCTGCGCTGGATGGCGGCCAACCGCAAAGCCTACCACGTGGTAGATGACGCAGAGATCACCAAAGCGTCCGGTACCGAGCACCACGGCGGTGTCTGCTTCCTGATCAAGAAACGTAACGGCACCACCGTTAAGCAGTGGGTCAGCCAGGCGGGCGAAGATGACTGCGTGCTGGCCCTGGAAGACGTAGGCAACCCGCATAACCTCGGTGCCATGATGCGCAGCTGCGCCCATTTCGGCGTCAAAGGCGTTCTGTTGCAGGATGCTGCTCTGCTGGAATCCGGCGCGGCAATTCGTACTGCGGAGGGTGGCGCGGAGCACGTTCAACCGATTACCGGCGACAGCGTTCTGGAAGCGATTGAGCAGTTCCGTAAAGCGGGTTACGCCATTGTGACCACCTCCAGCCACAAAGGCACTACGCCGCTGTTTAAAGCGACGCTGCCGCGTAAGATGGTGCTGGTACTGGGTCAGGAGCGTGATGGTCTGACTGACGCGGCACTCTCCAGCGCCGATCTGAGCGTTTCTATCGATGGCACCGGCAATGTTGAGAGCCTCAACGTATCCGTTGCGACCGGCGTTCTGCTGGCGGAGTGGTGGCGTCAGAACAAAGCGTAA
- the trxC gene encoding thioredoxin TrxC — MNTVCANCQALNRIPDDRIDDGAKCGRCGHELFDGDVINATGETMDKLLKDDLPVVVDFWAPWCGPCRNFAPIFEDVAEERSGKMRFVKVNTEAERELSARFRIRSIPTIMIFKNGEVVDMLNGAVPKAPFDSWLNESL; from the coding sequence ATGAATACCGTATGTGCCAATTGCCAGGCTCTTAACCGCATTCCGGATGATCGAATTGATGATGGAGCAAAATGCGGACGCTGCGGTCATGAATTGTTCGATGGTGACGTGATTAATGCTACCGGCGAAACTATGGATAAACTGCTGAAGGATGATCTGCCGGTTGTTGTCGACTTCTGGGCACCCTGGTGCGGCCCGTGCCGTAACTTTGCGCCCATTTTTGAAGATGTCGCTGAAGAGCGTAGCGGTAAAATGCGTTTCGTGAAAGTGAACACCGAAGCCGAACGCGAGCTAAGCGCCCGCTTCCGCATTCGCAGTATTCCGACCATCATGATTTTCAAAAATGGTGAAGTCGTCGATATGTTGAATGGCGCCGTTCCAAAAGCCCCGTTTGACAGCTGGCTGAACGAATCCCTCTGA
- the tapT gene encoding tRNA-uridine aminocarboxypropyltransferase: MTDNAVLQLRAERLARATRPFLARGNRIRRCQRCLLPLKQCLCATLTPSHADSRFCLVMFDTEPMKPSNTGRLIADILPNTAAFQWSRTEPPQALLDLVASPDYQPMVVFPASYAGETRQVMTKPSSGKPPLFIMLDGTWTEARKMFRKSPYLDALPVISVDLSRVSAYRLREAHAEGQYCTAEVAIALLDLAGDVQAASALGDHFSRFRERYLAGKTIHKGSITAAEPESV; this comes from the coding sequence ATGACTGATAACGCCGTACTGCAATTGCGCGCCGAACGCCTGGCGCGTGCGACCCGCCCTTTTCTTGCCCGTGGTAACCGCATTCGTCGCTGTCAGCGCTGCCTGTTGCCGCTTAAGCAGTGCCTGTGCGCGACCCTGACTCCCAGCCATGCCGATAGCCGTTTCTGCCTGGTGATGTTCGATACCGAGCCGATGAAACCCAGCAATACCGGACGTCTCATCGCCGATATCTTACCCAATACCGCCGCCTTCCAGTGGTCACGCACCGAGCCGCCTCAGGCGCTGCTCGATCTGGTTGCCAGCCCCGATTACCAACCGATGGTGGTGTTCCCGGCCTCTTACGCCGGAGAGACGCGCCAGGTGATGACTAAGCCCTCCTCCGGCAAACCGCCGCTGTTCATCATGCTGGACGGCACCTGGACCGAGGCGCGCAAAATGTTTCGCAAGAGCCCATATCTGGATGCCCTGCCGGTGATCTCCGTCGATTTGTCACGCGTCTCGGCTTATCGACTGCGTGAAGCCCATGCCGAAGGCCAGTACTGCACTGCCGAAGTGGCTATTGCCCTGCTGGATCTGGCGGGAGATGTTCAGGCGGCGAGCGCGCTGGGCGATCACTTCTCGCGTTTTCGCGAACGCTATCTGGCGGGAAAAACCATTCATAAGGGAAGCATCACAGCGGCCGAGCCGGAAAGCGTTTAA
- a CDS encoding bifunctional acetate--CoA ligase family protein/GNAT family N-acetyltransferase — MSQRGLEALLRPKSIAVIGASMKPERAGYLMMRNLLAGGFNGPILPVTPAYKAVLGVLAWPDVDSLPFIPDLAVLCTHARRNIAMLEALGKKGCKTCIILSSPPEQQAELLACATRYQMRLLGPNSLGLLAPWQGLNASFSPVPIRKGKLAFISQSAAVSNTILDWAQQREMGFSYFIALGDGLDIDVDELLDFLARDTKTSAILLYLEHLSDARRFVSAARSASRNKPILVIKSGRSPAAQRLLHSHSGMDPAWDAAIQRAGLLRVQDTHELFSAVETLSHMRPLRGERLMIISNGAAPAALALDELWLRNGKLATLSEETLQRLREALPPGVEPGNPLDLRDDASSERYLSALNILLDSQDFDALMVIHSPSAVAPGSESARALIDIVKKHPRGKYVSLLTNWCGEFSSQEARRLFSEAGLPTYRTPEGTITAFMHMVEYRRNQKQLRETPALPGNLTADTGHAHDLLQRAIDDGARSLDTHEVQPILTAYGLHTLPTWIASDSAEAVHIAEQIGYPVALKLRSPDIPHKSEVQGVMLYLRTAAEVQQAADAIIDRVKMTWPQARIHGLLVQSMANRAGAQELRVVVEHDPVFGPLIMLGEGGVEWRPEEQAVVALPPLNMNLARYLVIQAIKSKKIRGRSALRPLDIAALSQFLVQVSNLIVDSPEIQRLDIHPLLVSGSELTALDVTMDVAAYTGDRESRLAIRPYPHQLEEWVEMKNGELSLFRPILPEDEPQLQRFIAQVTKEDLYYRYFSEINEFTHEDLANMTQIDYDREMAFVAVRRTDEGDEILGVTRAISDPDNVDAEFAVLVRSDLKGLGLGRRLLEKLIGYTRDHGLIRLNGITMPNNRGMIALARKLGFAVDIQLEDGIVGLTLQLMPAGKQE, encoded by the coding sequence ATGAGCCAGCGCGGGCTAGAAGCCTTACTCCGCCCTAAATCCATCGCCGTAATTGGCGCGTCGATGAAACCCGAGCGCGCCGGTTATCTGATGATGCGTAACCTGCTCGCTGGCGGCTTTAATGGCCCGATACTGCCGGTAACTCCCGCGTATAAAGCGGTACTGGGGGTGCTTGCCTGGCCGGACGTGGACAGCCTGCCCTTCATCCCCGATCTTGCGGTGCTCTGTACCCATGCCAGACGCAATATTGCGATGCTCGAAGCGCTGGGGAAAAAGGGCTGTAAAACCTGCATTATTCTCTCTTCGCCCCCAGAGCAGCAGGCGGAGCTGTTGGCCTGCGCTACGCGATATCAGATGCGGCTTCTGGGGCCAAACAGTCTGGGCCTGCTGGCACCGTGGCAGGGGCTGAATGCCAGCTTCTCTCCCGTTCCAATACGTAAAGGCAAACTGGCCTTCATTTCCCAGTCGGCTGCGGTCTCTAATACCATCCTCGACTGGGCGCAGCAGCGCGAGATGGGCTTTTCTTACTTCATCGCGCTGGGCGATGGCCTGGATATTGACGTGGATGAGCTGCTGGATTTTCTGGCGCGGGACACCAAAACCAGCGCAATCCTGCTCTATCTTGAACATCTCAGCGACGCACGGCGCTTTGTCTCCGCGGCCCGCAGCGCATCACGCAACAAACCGATTCTGGTGATCAAAAGCGGACGCAGCCCTGCCGCCCAGCGTCTGTTGCACTCCCACTCCGGGATGGATCCGGCATGGGACGCCGCTATCCAGCGCGCCGGCCTGCTGCGCGTTCAGGATACCCACGAACTCTTTTCTGCAGTCGAAACGCTCAGCCATATGCGTCCGCTTCGGGGTGAACGGCTGATGATCATCAGCAACGGTGCCGCACCGGCAGCGCTGGCGCTGGACGAACTCTGGCTGCGAAACGGGAAACTGGCTACGCTCAGCGAAGAGACCCTGCAGCGCCTGCGTGAGGCGTTGCCGCCCGGCGTGGAACCCGGTAATCCGCTCGACTTACGCGACGATGCCAGCAGCGAGCGCTATCTCAGCGCCCTGAATATTCTGCTGGATAGCCAGGATTTTGATGCCCTGATGGTCATTCACTCTCCTAGCGCCGTGGCACCGGGTAGCGAAAGCGCCCGTGCGCTGATTGATATCGTGAAAAAGCATCCGCGTGGAAAATACGTTTCGCTTCTGACCAACTGGTGCGGCGAATTCTCGTCCCAGGAGGCGCGACGTCTTTTCAGCGAGGCGGGACTGCCCACCTACCGTACCCCGGAAGGCACCATCACCGCGTTTATGCATATGGTGGAATACCGGCGTAATCAGAAACAGCTCCGGGAGACGCCAGCCCTGCCGGGGAATCTGACGGCCGACACGGGTCATGCCCATGACCTGTTACAACGTGCCATTGATGATGGCGCGCGTTCGCTGGATACCCATGAAGTACAGCCGATCCTCACCGCCTATGGCCTGCATACCCTGCCTACCTGGATTGCCAGCGACAGTGCGGAAGCGGTGCATATTGCCGAGCAAATCGGTTATCCGGTTGCCCTGAAACTGCGTTCACCTGATATCCCGCACAAGTCTGAAGTCCAGGGGGTGATGTTGTATCTGCGTACCGCGGCGGAAGTTCAGCAGGCGGCGGACGCCATCATCGATCGCGTCAAAATGACCTGGCCTCAGGCGCGGATCCACGGCCTGCTGGTGCAAAGCATGGCCAACCGTGCGGGCGCGCAGGAGTTGCGGGTAGTCGTGGAGCACGATCCGGTTTTCGGGCCGCTGATCATGCTGGGCGAAGGGGGCGTGGAGTGGCGTCCTGAAGAGCAGGCGGTTGTTGCCCTGCCGCCGCTGAACATGAACCTGGCGCGCTATCTGGTGATCCAGGCCATCAAGAGTAAAAAGATCCGCGGGCGCAGCGCCTTACGACCACTGGATATCGCCGCCCTGAGCCAGTTTCTGGTGCAGGTATCGAACCTGATTGTCGATAGCCCGGAGATCCAGCGTCTGGACATTCACCCTTTACTGGTATCAGGCAGCGAACTGACGGCGCTGGATGTCACAATGGATGTAGCGGCCTATACCGGCGATCGCGAAAGCCGGCTTGCTATCCGACCTTATCCGCATCAGCTGGAAGAGTGGGTAGAGATGAAAAATGGCGAGCTGTCGCTGTTCCGCCCTATTCTCCCGGAAGATGAACCGCAGCTTCAGCGCTTTATCGCTCAGGTCACCAAAGAAGATTTGTACTACCGCTACTTTAGCGAAATCAATGAATTTACCCATGAAGATTTAGCCAATATGACGCAGATCGACTACGATCGGGAAATGGCTTTTGTTGCCGTCCGGCGCACTGATGAGGGCGATGAGATCCTCGGCGTTACACGTGCCATCTCCGATCCGGATAACGTTGATGCGGAATTTGCGGTGCTTGTCCGCTCCGATCTGAAAGGTCTCGGGCTGGGAAGACGGTTACTCGAAAAGCTGATTGGCTATACGCGCGATCACGGACTCATCCGCCTCAACGGCATTACAATGCCTAACAACCGCGGCATGATCGCCCTGGCGCGAAAACTGGGCTTTGCGGTTGATATTCAGCTTGAAGATGGGATCGTCGGGTTGACCCTGCAGCTGATGCCAGCAGGTAAACAAGAGTAA
- the pssA gene encoding CDP-diacylglycerol--serine O-phosphatidyltransferase has product MLSKFKRNKHQQHLAQLPKISQSVDDVEFFYAPADFRETLLEKIASATHRICIIALYLEQDEGGSAILRAVYEAKRQRPELDVRILVDWHRAQRGRIGAAAANTNADWYCRMAQENPGVDVPVYGVPVNTREALGVLHFKGFIIDDSVLYSGASLNDVYLHQLDKYRYDRYHLVRNARMADVMFEWVDQNLVHGRGVNRLDDPNRPKSPEIKNDIRLFRQELRDAMFHFQGDADNEQLAVTPLVGLGKSSLLNKTIFHLMPCTEHKLTICTPYFNLPAVLVRNIIQLLRDGKKVEIIVGDKTANDFFIPEDQPFKIIGALPYLYEINLRRFLSRLQYYVNTDQLVVRLWKDEDNSYHLKGMWVDDEWMLLTGNNLNPRAWRLDLENAILIHDPRQELAASRERELELIRTHTTVVNHYRDLQSIADYPVKVRKLIRRLRRIRIDRLISRIL; this is encoded by the coding sequence ATGTTGTCAAAATTTAAGCGTAATAAACATCAACAACACCTTGCTCAACTACCGAAGATTTCTCAGTCAGTTGATGATGTAGAGTTCTTTTATGCTCCCGCCGATTTTCGGGAGACGCTACTGGAAAAAATTGCCAGCGCAACGCATCGTATTTGCATTATTGCTCTATACCTTGAACAGGATGAGGGCGGCAGCGCGATTTTACGCGCCGTTTACGAGGCCAAACGTCAGCGTCCTGAACTGGATGTCCGCATTCTTGTCGACTGGCATCGCGCCCAGCGCGGTCGTATTGGCGCGGCTGCGGCCAACACCAATGCCGACTGGTACTGTCGCATGGCGCAGGAAAACCCGGGCGTAGACGTGCCGGTGTATGGCGTACCGGTTAACACCCGCGAAGCCCTTGGCGTCCTCCACTTCAAAGGCTTTATCATCGATGACAGCGTGCTGTATAGCGGCGCGAGCCTGAACGATGTCTACCTGCATCAGCTGGATAAATACCGTTACGATCGTTATCACCTGGTGCGCAATGCCCGCATGGCTGACGTCATGTTTGAGTGGGTGGATCAGAATCTGGTACACGGCCGCGGCGTAAATCGTCTTGACGATCCGAACCGACCAAAAAGCCCGGAGATCAAAAACGACATCCGTCTTTTCCGTCAGGAACTGCGCGATGCCATGTTCCATTTCCAGGGTGATGCGGATAATGAACAGCTTGCGGTGACCCCGCTGGTGGGCCTGGGCAAATCCAGCCTGCTGAATAAAACCATCTTCCATCTTATGCCATGCACCGAGCATAAGCTGACCATCTGCACACCTTACTTCAACCTGCCGGCCGTGCTGGTGCGTAATATCATTCAGCTGTTACGCGACGGTAAGAAAGTGGAAATTATCGTTGGCGACAAAACCGCGAACGATTTCTTCATCCCGGAAGATCAGCCGTTTAAGATCATCGGCGCCCTGCCTTATCTGTATGAGATCAACCTGCGCCGCTTCCTGAGCCGCCTGCAGTATTATGTGAATACCGATCAGCTGGTTGTGCGTCTGTGGAAAGATGAAGACAACAGCTATCACCTGAAAGGGATGTGGGTTGACGATGAGTGGATGCTGCTGACCGGTAACAACCTCAATCCACGTGCCTGGCGCCTGGATCTCGAAAATGCCATTTTGATCCACGATCCACGCCAGGAGCTGGCCGCTTCGCGCGAGCGTGAGCTGGAACTGATCCGCACCCACACCACGGTGGTTAATCATTATCGCGATCTGCAAAGTATTGCTGACTATCCGGTGAAAGTACGTAAGCTTATTCGCCGTTTACGTCGTATTCGAATCGACCGGTTGATTAGCCGCATCCTGTAA
- a CDS encoding YfiM family lipoprotein, whose product MEVVVRYFLLTGCLVLCGCSHMAQDSWSGQDKAQHFLASAMLSAAGNEYAQRQGYSRDRSAAYGLMFSVSLGASKELWDSRPEGSGWSWKDFAWDIAGASTGYAVWQLAEH is encoded by the coding sequence ATGGAGGTCGTTGTGCGTTATTTCCTGTTAACAGGCTGTCTGGTTCTGTGCGGATGCAGCCATATGGCTCAGGATAGCTGGTCTGGTCAGGACAAGGCGCAACACTTTTTAGCCTCGGCGATGCTATCGGCTGCGGGAAATGAATATGCCCAACGTCAGGGGTATAGCCGCGACCGGAGCGCTGCCTACGGCCTGATGTTTTCGGTTAGTCTGGGAGCATCAAAAGAGCTCTGGGACAGCCGCCCGGAGGGGAGCGGCTGGAGCTGGAAAGATTTTGCGTGGGACATAGCCGGTGCGTCGACCGGCTATGCCGTCTGGCAACTGGCCGAGCACTAA
- a CDS encoding MFS transporter: MTETVASTDTDSNKSADGDTRRRIWAIVGASSGNLVEWFDFYVYSFCSLYFAHIFFPSGNTTTQLLQTAGVFAAGFLMRPIGGWLFGRIADRKGRKTSMLISVCMMCFGSLVIACLPGYETIGTWAPALLLLARLFQGLSVGGEYGTSATYMSEVAVEGRKGFYASFQYVTLIGGQLLAILAVVILQQVLSDEDLRAWGWRIPFALGAVLAVVALWLRRQLEETSRKEVRTLKEAGSFKGLWRNRKAFLMVLGFTAGGSLTFYTFTTYMQKYLVNTTGMHANVASMVMTVALFVFMLIQPIIGALSDKIGRRSSMLIFGGLSALCTVPILTALQHVSSPYAAFALVMVALIIASFYTSISGILKAEMFPAQVRALGVGLSYAVANALFGGSAEYVALSLKSMGSETIFFWYVTLMGALAFIVSLMLHRKGKGVRL; encoded by the coding sequence ATGACAGAAACCGTAGCAAGTACAGATACGGATAGTAATAAAAGTGCAGACGGCGATACTCGCCGCAGGATTTGGGCAATCGTCGGCGCCTCTTCAGGCAATCTGGTTGAGTGGTTCGATTTTTACGTTTACTCGTTTTGCTCGCTCTATTTTGCCCATATCTTCTTCCCATCAGGCAACACCACTACCCAATTGCTGCAAACCGCAGGGGTTTTCGCGGCAGGCTTTCTGATGCGTCCGATTGGCGGCTGGCTGTTTGGCCGAATTGCCGATCGAAAAGGGCGAAAAACCTCCATGCTGATCTCCGTCTGCATGATGTGTTTTGGCTCACTGGTGATCGCCTGTCTGCCCGGCTATGAAACTATCGGCACATGGGCACCCGCATTACTGCTGTTGGCGCGTTTGTTCCAGGGGCTCTCCGTCGGGGGAGAATATGGTACAAGCGCGACATATATGAGTGAAGTCGCAGTGGAAGGGCGTAAAGGTTTTTATGCCTCCTTCCAGTACGTGACGCTGATAGGTGGCCAGTTGTTGGCTATCCTTGCCGTGGTGATCCTGCAACAGGTATTGAGTGATGAAGATCTCCGTGCCTGGGGATGGCGTATTCCCTTCGCGCTCGGCGCCGTGCTTGCTGTTGTGGCACTGTGGTTACGCCGTCAGCTGGAAGAAACGTCGCGAAAAGAGGTGAGGACGTTAAAAGAGGCGGGCTCATTTAAAGGTCTATGGCGTAACCGAAAGGCCTTTTTGATGGTGCTCGGCTTTACGGCTGGCGGCTCGCTCACCTTCTATACCTTCACCACCTATATGCAGAAGTATCTGGTCAACACCACAGGTATGCATGCGAACGTGGCGAGTATGGTTATGACGGTAGCGCTTTTTGTCTTTATGCTTATTCAGCCCATTATTGGCGCGCTGTCGGATAAGATTGGCCGTCGTAGCTCAATGCTGATTTTCGGCGGCTTGTCGGCGTTATGCACCGTGCCCATTCTGACCGCTCTCCAGCATGTTTCATCTCCTTATGCCGCTTTTGCCCTGGTGATGGTCGCGCTGATTATTGCCAGTTTTTACACCTCTATCAGCGGTATTCTTAAGGCTGAGATGTTTCCGGCTCAGGTGCGTGCCCTGGGTGTTGGGTTGTCGTATGCGGTGGCTAACGCACTCTTTGGCGGCTCGGCGGAATATGTCGCCCTGTCATTAAAATCGATGGGGAGTGAGACGATCTTTTTCTGGTACGTCACGCTAATGGGAGCGCTGGCCTTTATTGTCTCTTTGATGCTGCACCGAAAAGGCAAAGGTGTTCGTCTTTAG
- a CDS encoding DUF4385 domain-containing protein, producing the protein MPNPPFNYQQDFASTNFRDHPELYQVGRGEQGVLLVEPYKSEILPHWRYKNAEVATKSAQEIYALFEQYRQQDDFVGMDMARKFIQMGYTRARRYANHKGGKKYDDERNVRPLDHDPVKAEAAKVFKGWWDKIRADEDYLQRKQAHQKKWG; encoded by the coding sequence TTGCCGAACCCACCATTTAACTACCAACAAGATTTCGCCAGTACAAACTTTCGTGACCACCCTGAGCTCTACCAGGTAGGGCGGGGAGAGCAGGGCGTTCTGCTGGTTGAACCTTACAAAAGTGAAATCCTGCCCCACTGGCGATACAAAAATGCTGAGGTTGCGACAAAATCTGCGCAGGAAATTTACGCGCTTTTTGAGCAGTACCGCCAGCAAGACGATTTCGTTGGTATGGATATGGCCAGAAAATTTATCCAGATGGGGTATACCCGCGCCAGACGCTACGCCAACCATAAAGGCGGAAAAAAGTACGATGATGAACGCAATGTTCGTCCCTTAGATCACGATCCTGTTAAAGCCGAAGCGGCAAAAGTGTTCAAAGGATGGTGGGATAAAATTCGTGCTGATGAAGATTATTTACAGAGAAAACAAGCGCATCAAAAAAAGTGGGGATGA